In Microbulbifer celer, a single window of DNA contains:
- the lipA gene encoding lipoyl synthase, with the protein MADKPEIVPVKRTRRLQQGEKLRDGEKVERIPVKVIASDQTLRKPDWIRVKVPSVKASKEVERIKSILRSQKLATVCEEASCPNLGECFSGGTATFMIMGEICTRRCPFCDVGHGKPNPLDPEEPKQLAEAIAAMSLRYVVITSVDRDDLRDGGAQHFADCIRQSRELSPNLQVEILTPDFRGRMDVALDILEAEAPDVFNHNLETVPRMYRESRPGANYKWSLKLLQEYKKRRPDVLTKSGLMVGLGETKEEIFEVLDDMREHDIDMLTIGQYLQPSKEHLPVQRYVHPDEFEEYRRYAEQIGFTHAACGPMVRSSYHADKQAHGEVVS; encoded by the coding sequence ATGGCTGATAAACCCGAAATCGTCCCGGTAAAACGCACCCGCCGCCTGCAGCAGGGGGAAAAACTGCGTGACGGCGAAAAGGTGGAGCGTATTCCGGTCAAGGTCATCGCCAGCGACCAGACCCTGCGCAAGCCGGACTGGATTCGCGTGAAAGTCCCCTCGGTAAAAGCGTCCAAAGAAGTGGAGCGCATCAAGAGTATTTTGCGCTCACAGAAACTCGCCACCGTGTGTGAAGAAGCCAGCTGCCCCAACCTGGGTGAATGCTTCAGTGGCGGCACCGCCACCTTCATGATCATGGGCGAGATCTGTACCCGTCGCTGCCCCTTCTGCGATGTGGGCCACGGCAAGCCGAACCCGCTGGATCCGGAAGAGCCCAAACAGCTGGCAGAAGCCATCGCGGCCATGAGCCTGCGCTACGTGGTGATCACCTCTGTGGACCGGGATGACCTGCGCGATGGCGGTGCCCAACACTTTGCCGACTGTATCAGGCAGTCCCGTGAATTGTCGCCCAACCTGCAGGTGGAAATCCTTACCCCGGATTTCCGCGGTCGCATGGACGTGGCACTGGACATTCTCGAGGCCGAGGCCCCGGATGTATTCAACCACAACCTGGAAACCGTGCCGCGCATGTACCGGGAGTCCCGCCCCGGCGCCAACTACAAGTGGTCCCTCAAACTGCTGCAGGAATACAAAAAGCGCCGCCCGGACGTCCTCACGAAATCCGGCCTGATGGTGGGCCTTGGCGAGACCAAGGAAGAAATCTTTGAAGTGCTGGACGATATGCGTGAGCACGACATCGACATGCTCACCATCGGCCAGTACCTGCAGCCGAGTAAGGAGCACCTGCCGGTACAGCGTTACGTTCACCCGGACGAATTTGAGGAATACCGCCGCTACGCCGAACAGATCGGCTTCACCCACGCCGCCTGTGGCCCGATGGTGCGCTCCTCTTACCACGCAGATAAACAGGCTCACGGCGAAGTGGTGAGCTGA
- the lipB gene encoding lipoyl(octanoyl) transferase LipB: MADQSVAIFDLGRRDYETVWRAMAHYTDTRGSDARDQIWCVEHPPVFTQGQAGKAEHLLNTGDIPVVQVDRGGQVTYHGPGQLVVYPLLDLRRSKIGVRDLVTALEEATVAMLAEYGIAAAPRADAPGVYLTDGPRAGNKIASIGLRVRRGCSFHGIAINIDMDLAPFLRINPCGYAGMQMVQMAEVIQPVPAWKTVADRFVAALQQALKLSNAGWEPMDETLFAVPEPNQE, encoded by the coding sequence ATGGCCGATCAGAGCGTCGCGATTTTTGACCTCGGCCGGCGGGATTACGAAACCGTCTGGCGTGCCATGGCCCATTACACTGACACCCGTGGCAGCGACGCCCGGGACCAGATCTGGTGCGTCGAACATCCTCCCGTATTCACCCAGGGCCAGGCCGGCAAGGCCGAGCATCTGCTGAATACCGGGGATATTCCCGTGGTGCAGGTAGATCGGGGCGGCCAGGTGACCTATCACGGTCCCGGTCAGCTGGTGGTCTACCCGCTGCTGGACCTCAGGCGCAGCAAGATCGGGGTGCGTGACCTGGTGACCGCGCTGGAAGAAGCCACCGTGGCGATGCTGGCAGAGTACGGCATCGCCGCCGCGCCGCGGGCAGATGCGCCCGGCGTCTACCTCACCGACGGTCCTCGCGCCGGCAACAAGATTGCCTCCATCGGCCTGCGGGTGCGCCGCGGTTGCAGCTTCCACGGTATTGCGATCAATATCGATATGGATCTGGCACCGTTCCTGCGCATTAACCCCTGCGGTTACGCCGGTATGCAGATGGTGCAGATGGCAGAAGTCATCCAGCCGGTGCCCGCGTGGAAGACCGTGGCCGATCGCTTTGTTGCCGCGTTGCAACAGGCCCTCAAATTATCCAACGCCGGCTGGGAGCCGATGGATGAAACTCTCTTTGCGGTACCCGAACCGAATCAGGAATAA
- a CDS encoding HP0495 family protein yields MTQDSEQQPPKIEFPCEDYMVKVVRDADDDVHEFVLEVMRRHAPELDESKLKHKPSRNGKFTSVTFYIVATGEPQLQALFDELKAHPGVHMVL; encoded by the coding sequence ATGACCCAAGATTCAGAGCAGCAGCCTCCCAAGATCGAGTTTCCCTGTGAAGACTACATGGTCAAAGTCGTGCGCGATGCGGATGACGACGTGCACGAATTTGTGCTGGAAGTCATGCGCCGGCACGCGCCGGAGCTGGATGAAAGCAAGCTCAAGCACAAGCCCAGCCGCAACGGCAAATTCACTTCAGTGACCTTCTATATCGTCGCCACCGGCGAACCGCAGCTGCAGGCACTGTTTGATGAGCTCAAAGCCCATCCGGGCGTGCACATGGTGCTGTAA
- a CDS encoding D-alanyl-D-alanine carboxypeptidase family protein — MFKRLFASLLLIVSANIAHADKPLIPAPPQLAATAYLLIDAHTGQVLVEHDADKQIPPASLTKMMTSYIVSEELEKGGLKEQDLVNISEKAWRKGGSKMFVKVGEKVPVIDLLRGVIVQSGNDASIALAEHISGSEEVFAEVMNQHAQLLGMEDTHFVNATGWPADGHLTTARDLGKLARALIQDHPDHYELYSEKYFRFNGINQPNRNRLLWRDPAVDGIKTGHTEEAGYCLVASAVKRGMRLISVVVGTEGDEKRAAETQKLLAYGFRYYQTHKVYGADDVLQTERVWGGKTDSVGVAVKNDVFVTIPRGGEESIKADLIVDGELEAPLAKGQQVGKVIVTLDGETVADVPAVVAEEVEKAGFFKRIWDSLKRFVMGLFK; from the coding sequence ATGTTCAAACGCTTATTTGCCAGTCTGCTGTTGATTGTCAGCGCCAATATAGCCCACGCAGACAAACCGCTGATACCGGCTCCGCCGCAACTGGCCGCCACCGCTTACCTGCTGATTGACGCCCATACCGGGCAGGTCCTGGTTGAGCACGATGCAGACAAGCAGATTCCGCCGGCGAGCCTTACCAAGATGATGACCAGTTACATCGTCTCGGAAGAACTTGAGAAAGGCGGTTTAAAAGAGCAGGACCTGGTGAACATCTCGGAGAAAGCCTGGCGCAAGGGCGGGTCCAAAATGTTCGTTAAAGTCGGCGAAAAGGTGCCTGTCATCGATCTGCTGCGCGGTGTCATCGTGCAGTCCGGTAACGATGCCAGTATTGCGCTGGCAGAACATATTTCCGGCAGCGAAGAAGTGTTTGCCGAAGTGATGAACCAGCATGCACAACTACTGGGCATGGAGGACACCCACTTCGTCAACGCCACCGGCTGGCCCGCAGATGGACACCTCACCACGGCGCGGGATCTGGGTAAGCTGGCGCGTGCACTGATCCAGGATCACCCCGACCACTACGAGCTGTACTCTGAAAAGTACTTCCGTTTCAACGGTATCAACCAGCCCAACCGCAATCGTCTGCTGTGGCGCGACCCCGCAGTTGACGGCATTAAAACCGGCCACACCGAAGAGGCAGGCTACTGTCTGGTTGCCTCCGCGGTCAAACGCGGTATGCGCCTCATTTCCGTAGTGGTCGGTACCGAAGGCGATGAAAAACGCGCCGCTGAAACCCAGAAACTGCTGGCTTACGGTTTTCGCTATTACCAGACCCACAAGGTTTATGGCGCTGACGATGTGCTACAGACCGAGCGCGTATGGGGCGGCAAGACCGACAGCGTTGGCGTAGCCGTGAAAAACGATGTATTCGTGACCATTCCCCGCGGCGGCGAAGAAAGCATTAAGGCCGACCTGATCGTGGATGGTGAACTGGAAGCCCCCCTGGCCAAGGGCCAGCAGGTGGGGAAAGTGATTGTGACCCTGGACGGTGAAACCGTCGCAGACGTTCCTGCGGTGGTTGCTGAAGAAGTGGAAAAAGCAGGCTTCTTCAAGCGTATCTGGGACTCTCTTAAGCGCTTTGTGATGGGACTATTTAAGTAA
- a CDS encoding septal ring lytic transglycosylase RlpA family protein, which yields MTKTLFRLGTACALAMLGACSTAPLPKDSQTGNEKNDVPFDQLRDSGPDVPVDMLATPEVTPVREPIGVAGNKSPYVVAGVKYRVLQGAKGYKERGHASWYGTKFHGRKTANGEVYNMYAMSAAHKTLPLPSYAKVTNLDNGRSIIVRVNDRGPFVPGRIIDLSYTAAQKLGYVDKGVARVEVVALDPDSLPSATETLAVEKDAAARQALPEDASFKLPPNTFLQVGAYSSSSQAEEIRKQLAAAFGYPVSVSPVKRSGKTLYRVRIGPIAQQRALAALRESVEQKSLGQPQVVVD from the coding sequence ATGACAAAAACTCTATTCAGGCTTGGCACTGCCTGTGCCCTCGCTATGTTAGGTGCCTGTAGCACCGCACCACTGCCGAAAGATTCGCAGACCGGCAACGAGAAAAACGACGTGCCGTTCGATCAGTTGCGCGACAGTGGGCCCGATGTGCCGGTGGATATGCTGGCAACACCGGAGGTGACACCGGTACGGGAACCGATCGGTGTTGCCGGAAACAAGTCGCCCTACGTTGTAGCCGGCGTCAAGTACCGGGTGCTTCAGGGCGCCAAAGGTTACAAAGAACGCGGGCACGCCTCCTGGTATGGCACAAAATTTCACGGACGTAAAACGGCCAATGGCGAGGTGTATAACATGTACGCCATGTCTGCCGCGCACAAGACTCTGCCTCTCCCCAGTTATGCCAAGGTCACCAATCTGGATAACGGTCGCAGCATCATTGTGCGGGTAAACGACCGTGGTCCTTTTGTGCCCGGGCGCATCATCGATCTCAGTTATACCGCGGCACAGAAGCTCGGCTATGTCGACAAAGGCGTGGCGCGCGTAGAAGTGGTCGCACTGGACCCGGATTCCCTGCCCAGTGCCACAGAAACCCTGGCTGTAGAAAAAGACGCCGCGGCGCGCCAGGCACTACCGGAAGATGCCAGCTTCAAGCTGCCTCCAAACACTTTCCTCCAGGTTGGCGCCTACAGTTCTTCCAGCCAGGCGGAGGAAATCCGTAAACAGCTTGCCGCCGCATTCGGCTATCCTGTATCCGTCAGCCCGGTGAAGAGGAGTGGAAAAACCCTCTACCGGGTGCGGATCGGGCCGATTGCCCAGCAAAGGGCACTGGCGGCACTGCGAGAGTCGGTCGAGCAGAAGTCGCTGGGGCAGCCCCAGGTAGTGGTGGACTGA
- the mltB gene encoding lytic murein transglycosylase B, whose translation MKWTTGLLVGLGMVLTACAQDRDHGENAQALAFVDRMVEEHNFDRETLMKLMRESKRKDSILKAIKRPAEKAKPWNEYRKIFLTSARISGGVDFWDKNAEALKAAEEKYGVPPELIVAIIGVETRYGGNMGSYRVLDALSTLAFNYPRRSQFFTKELENFLLLTRDQNVDPTTLNGSYAGAMGFGQFMPSSYRHYAVDFNGDGKVDIWTDTEDAIGSVANYFAEHGWKAGEPITVITQPLPNADMTVVNDDLKPKWTVGQLAEKGFPTTAQVTKDMPASVFSLNTDNGKQFWIGLNNFYVITRYNHSRLYAMAVYELGQEIIKARGGRS comes from the coding sequence TTGAAGTGGACCACAGGATTGTTGGTTGGGCTCGGGATGGTACTTACCGCCTGTGCCCAGGATCGGGATCACGGAGAAAACGCACAGGCACTGGCCTTTGTGGATCGCATGGTGGAAGAGCACAACTTCGATCGCGAAACGCTCATGAAATTAATGCGGGAATCAAAGCGAAAAGACTCCATCCTCAAGGCCATCAAGCGTCCTGCCGAAAAAGCCAAGCCCTGGAACGAATACCGCAAAATCTTCCTGACCAGCGCCCGTATCAGCGGCGGTGTGGATTTCTGGGACAAAAATGCCGAGGCGCTCAAGGCGGCGGAGGAGAAATACGGTGTGCCTCCAGAACTGATCGTCGCCATCATCGGCGTCGAAACCCGCTATGGTGGTAATATGGGCAGTTATCGAGTGCTGGATGCCTTGTCTACACTGGCGTTCAACTACCCGCGGCGCTCGCAGTTCTTTACCAAAGAACTGGAAAACTTCCTGTTGCTCACGCGCGACCAGAACGTGGATCCGACCACGCTCAATGGCTCCTATGCCGGCGCTATGGGCTTCGGCCAGTTCATGCCCTCCAGCTACCGCCACTACGCGGTGGACTTTAACGGTGATGGCAAGGTAGATATCTGGACGGATACCGAGGATGCCATCGGGAGTGTGGCCAACTATTTTGCGGAGCATGGCTGGAAAGCGGGTGAACCGATCACGGTGATTACCCAGCCACTGCCCAATGCGGATATGACCGTGGTTAACGATGACCTGAAACCCAAGTGGACCGTAGGCCAACTGGCAGAAAAGGGGTTCCCTACCACGGCGCAGGTCACCAAAGATATGCCCGCCAGTGTGTTCTCTCTGAATACGGATAATGGAAAGCAGTTCTGGATCGGGCTGAACAATTTTTATGTGATTACCCGCTACAACCACAGCCGCCTGTATGCGATGGCGGTCTATGAGTTGGGGCAGGAAATCATCAAAGCTCGCGGTGGTCGTTCCTGA
- the rodA gene encoding rod shape-determining protein RodA, with product MASRDYMHRLPDAGSSLRSPVSFSRRWHIDVPLLLLLMLLASVGLGVLYSASGEEIHYVKRQAVFMGVAFVGMLIAAQIPLEFYRRWSPWFYLAGCCMLVAVLFFGVGAKGAQRWLQIGGFRFQPSEALKLAVPIAVAAYLHQRSAPPSFLTVIGALAIVAVPALLIVRQPDLGTSILIAASGLFALYLSGLSWKMIGGAGVVALVAAWPMWHWGLRDYQRQRILTLFNPDADRLGAGWNIFQSKAAIGSGGWAGKGYMQGTQSQLDFLPESHTDFIIAVLAEEWGMRGALLLLLLYLLIIARGIYISLMAQSVFGRLLAGSITLTFFVYVFVNIGMVSGLLPVVGVPLPLVSHGGTAVVTLMAGFGILMAISTERRRVLY from the coding sequence GTGGCTAGTCGCGATTATATGCATCGACTGCCGGATGCCGGCAGTAGCCTGCGCAGCCCGGTGAGTTTTTCCCGGCGCTGGCACATCGACGTACCGTTGTTATTGTTGCTGATGTTGTTGGCCTCGGTGGGGCTGGGGGTGCTGTACAGTGCCTCCGGAGAAGAAATCCACTACGTCAAACGTCAAGCCGTATTTATGGGCGTGGCATTTGTTGGGATGTTGATCGCCGCGCAGATTCCACTGGAATTCTATCGCCGCTGGTCACCGTGGTTTTATCTGGCTGGATGCTGCATGCTGGTGGCCGTGTTATTTTTCGGAGTTGGCGCCAAAGGTGCGCAGCGCTGGCTGCAGATTGGCGGCTTCCGCTTTCAGCCGTCGGAAGCCCTCAAGCTCGCGGTGCCCATTGCGGTGGCGGCCTACCTCCACCAGCGCAGTGCGCCCCCGTCATTTCTGACCGTCATTGGCGCGTTGGCCATCGTTGCGGTGCCGGCACTATTGATCGTACGTCAGCCTGATCTGGGTACGTCTATTCTGATTGCAGCCTCTGGCCTGTTCGCCCTGTATCTGTCCGGCCTCAGCTGGAAAATGATCGGCGGTGCCGGCGTGGTGGCGCTCGTAGCCGCCTGGCCCATGTGGCACTGGGGGCTGCGGGACTATCAGCGCCAGCGGATACTGACCCTGTTCAATCCCGATGCAGATCGCCTCGGCGCCGGCTGGAATATTTTCCAGTCCAAAGCCGCGATTGGCTCTGGAGGCTGGGCCGGCAAGGGGTATATGCAGGGCACTCAATCCCAGCTCGACTTCCTGCCGGAAAGTCATACGGATTTCATCATCGCGGTGTTGGCGGAAGAATGGGGCATGCGCGGCGCGCTGCTACTCCTTTTACTCTATCTGTTGATCATTGCGCGCGGCATCTATATTAGTCTTATGGCCCAGAGTGTATTTGGCCGTTTGCTGGCGGGAAGCATCACACTGACTTTCTTTGTCTACGTGTTCGTCAACATCGGCATGGTCTCGGGACTGCTGCCGGTAGTGGGGGTACCACTGCCGCTCGTGAGCCACGGTGGGACGGCAGTCGTTACCCTGATGGCGGGCTTTGGAATTCTGATGGCTATCAGTACGGAAAGACGCAGAGTGCTTTACTGA
- the mrdA gene encoding penicillin-binding protein 2: MSDNLRLKDPYSEQRLFRNRMAVAIVGVVVLIGVLVVRFYNLQVVNYENYRTQSDQNRIQVRPVPPTRGLIYDRNGLLLADNRPSYTLSIVRERVHDLDATLELIGRLVRLDDSDVEKFKRRLPRRRPFQPVPLRYRLTEDEIARISVNEFHMPGVSVEAELVRYYPERGLFAHSVGYVGRISDRDLAKFTEEDVRRYSGTQSIGKVGLEASYEDVLLGDVGYENVETNARGRVLRVLERQDPKPGSELTLSLDARLQQVATEALGENRGAVVAIDVKTGGVLAFVSQPSFDPNLFVTGISFKDYRALSDSLDVPLFNRAVQGQYPPGSTLKPMMGLGGLAAGVIKKDTEIKDPGHYKLPNDPRIYRDWKRWGHGDHVDLIQGLAQSCDVFFWDMAARWNIDGMHDVATRFGLGAKTGIDLPIERAGLFPSRAWKRGARGAPWFPGDSLNAVLGQGFVLATPLQLAVMTATIANRGTHFRPQVVMAVDGIEQPPEVLHHVEAKPEYWDLVFEGMEAVVYSLHGTGKRAGKDLDFKVAGKSGTAQIVGIAQGERYDSEALKERHRDHALFIAFAPVDDPQIAVAVLVENGEGGGRVAAPVAREVLADWVGRPLEETASRMPIGWHPPLMPDAASAAPNVSILPKIQQEISARG; this comes from the coding sequence ATGTCAGATAATCTGCGCCTCAAAGACCCTTACTCGGAACAGCGACTGTTTCGCAACCGCATGGCGGTGGCGATTGTCGGTGTTGTGGTGCTGATCGGGGTACTGGTCGTGCGCTTCTACAACCTGCAGGTGGTCAATTACGAGAACTACCGCACCCAGTCCGACCAGAACCGCATTCAGGTGCGTCCGGTCCCCCCCACCCGTGGCCTGATCTACGATCGCAACGGCCTGCTGCTGGCAGACAACCGCCCCAGTTACACGCTTTCCATCGTGCGCGAACGGGTGCATGACCTGGATGCCACGCTCGAACTGATCGGGCGTCTGGTGCGCCTCGACGACAGTGACGTGGAAAAATTCAAACGCCGCCTGCCGCGCCGCCGCCCCTTCCAGCCAGTGCCCCTGCGCTATCGCCTGACAGAGGACGAGATCGCCCGCATCAGCGTCAACGAATTCCATATGCCCGGGGTGTCGGTCGAAGCAGAACTGGTACGCTATTACCCCGAGCGGGGACTATTTGCCCACAGTGTGGGCTACGTCGGCCGGATCAGTGATCGGGATCTGGCGAAGTTTACCGAGGAAGACGTACGTCGCTACAGCGGTACCCAGAGTATCGGCAAGGTGGGGCTGGAAGCCTCTTATGAGGATGTGCTGCTGGGGGACGTGGGCTACGAGAATGTGGAAACCAATGCCCGGGGCCGCGTACTGCGGGTATTGGAGCGCCAGGACCCCAAGCCCGGTTCGGAGCTGACCCTGTCACTGGATGCGCGCCTGCAACAGGTAGCGACCGAAGCCCTGGGAGAAAACCGTGGCGCGGTGGTCGCCATTGATGTCAAAACCGGTGGTGTGTTGGCCTTTGTCAGTCAGCCATCCTTCGATCCGAACCTGTTTGTGACCGGTATCAGCTTCAAGGACTATCGCGCGCTCAGTGACTCTTTGGATGTTCCCCTGTTCAACCGCGCCGTGCAGGGGCAGTATCCGCCCGGATCCACCCTGAAGCCTATGATGGGGCTCGGCGGCCTGGCGGCCGGAGTCATCAAGAAAGACACGGAAATCAAGGATCCCGGTCACTACAAGCTGCCCAATGACCCGCGCATCTATCGCGACTGGAAGCGTTGGGGGCACGGCGACCACGTAGACCTCATCCAGGGCCTGGCGCAGAGTTGTGATGTGTTCTTCTGGGATATGGCCGCACGCTGGAACATCGATGGTATGCACGATGTAGCCACTCGTTTCGGACTCGGTGCCAAAACCGGCATCGATCTGCCCATCGAGCGTGCCGGACTGTTCCCGTCCCGGGCCTGGAAACGCGGCGCGCGCGGTGCGCCCTGGTTCCCCGGCGACAGCCTGAATGCCGTGCTGGGGCAAGGTTTCGTGCTGGCCACGCCACTGCAGCTGGCGGTAATGACGGCCACCATTGCCAACCGCGGCACCCATTTCCGGCCCCAGGTGGTGATGGCCGTGGACGGTATCGAGCAGCCTCCTGAGGTGCTGCACCATGTAGAGGCGAAGCCCGAATACTGGGATCTGGTGTTCGAGGGGATGGAGGCCGTTGTCTACAGCCTGCACGGTACCGGCAAGAGAGCTGGCAAGGATCTGGACTTCAAGGTGGCGGGCAAATCCGGCACCGCCCAGATTGTCGGGATCGCCCAGGGCGAGCGCTACGACTCCGAGGCGCTGAAAGAGCGCCACCGGGACCACGCGCTGTTTATCGCCTTCGCACCGGTGGATGATCCGCAGATAGCCGTCGCAGTGTTGGTGGAAAACGGTGAGGGCGGTGGCCGGGTGGCTGCGCCGGTGGCGAGGGAAGTCCTGGCGGATTGGGTCGGGCGCCCCCTGGAGGAAACCGCCAGCCGGATGCCGATTGGCTGGCATCCGCCGCTGATGCCTGATGCCGCTTCCGCAGCCCCCAACGTATCCATTCTCCCGAAAATACAGCAGGAGATCAGCGCCCGTGGCTAG
- the rlmH gene encoding 23S rRNA (pseudouridine(1915)-N(3))-methyltransferase RlmH, with the protein MKIRIIAAGGKMPGWVQEGYSEYAKRLPRELTLEIVEIPLGNRGQKNSAALVEKARQKEGEAMLAAINPRDHVVALEVKGKAWSTEQLSRELSGWQMSGDNVCLLIGGPDGLSPACVARANQKWSLSALTMPHPLVRVLLAEQLYRAWTLLAGHPYHK; encoded by the coding sequence ATGAAAATCCGAATCATCGCCGCCGGTGGCAAAATGCCGGGCTGGGTGCAGGAAGGCTACAGCGAGTACGCCAAGCGCCTGCCCCGTGAACTGACCCTGGAAATCGTCGAGATTCCCCTCGGCAATCGTGGCCAGAAAAATTCCGCCGCACTGGTAGAGAAAGCCCGCCAGAAAGAGGGCGAGGCCATGCTCGCCGCCATCAACCCCAGAGACCATGTGGTCGCATTGGAAGTAAAGGGCAAAGCCTGGAGTACCGAGCAGCTCTCCCGGGAGCTCTCGGGCTGGCAGATGTCCGGCGACAACGTGTGCCTGCTGATCGGCGGCCCCGATGGCCTGTCACCGGCGTGTGTGGCGCGGGCCAACCAGAAATGGTCCCTGTCCGCCCTGACCATGCCGCACCCGCTGGTCAGAGTGCTGCTGGCCGAACAGCTCTACCGCGCCTGGACCCTGCTGGCGGGGCATCCGTATCACAAGTGA
- the rsfS gene encoding ribosome silencing factor, translating into MTDIKKIAVNALEDLKGKDIVALDVSELSDVMDTLIICTGTSTRQVKSLANNVVEDVKEAGVRAIGVEGMEQGEWVLVDYGDVVIHVMQAETRSFYDLEKLWSMMPNSRDGGDGSDPHQD; encoded by the coding sequence ATGACTGATATCAAGAAAATTGCCGTAAATGCACTGGAAGACCTCAAAGGGAAAGACATTGTCGCCCTCGATGTCTCCGAACTCAGCGACGTGATGGATACCCTCATCATCTGTACCGGTACCTCCACCCGGCAGGTGAAATCCCTCGCCAACAACGTCGTTGAAGACGTCAAGGAAGCCGGCGTCCGCGCGATTGGCGTGGAAGGCATGGAGCAGGGCGAATGGGTACTGGTGGACTATGGCGATGTCGTGATTCACGTCATGCAGGCGGAAACCCGCAGCTTCTACGACCTGGAAAAACTCTGGTCGATGATGCCCAACTCCCGCGATGGCGGTGATGGCAGCGATCCCCACCAGGACTGA
- the nadD gene encoding nicotinate-nucleotide adenylyltransferase, whose product MKTIALFGGTFNPVHFGHLRMALELKELLELDEMRLLPSRQPAHRAEPGASAQARRDMVALAVENCPQLQLDERELNREGPTYTVDTLEELRQELGNNVSLSFCMGLDSLLGLPAWHRWEKLTELAHLIVVTRPGWQIPQGGEVAELLAQHRGEPEHLRSEAAGRILLREQTLLPISATGVRKLIRSGRSAQYLLPERVYEYIQAHRLYQRREQL is encoded by the coding sequence ATGAAAACCATCGCGCTGTTTGGCGGCACCTTCAATCCGGTGCACTTCGGCCATCTGCGTATGGCGCTGGAACTGAAAGAGCTGCTCGAACTGGACGAAATGCGCCTGCTGCCGTCGCGCCAGCCAGCTCATCGGGCAGAGCCGGGTGCCTCTGCCCAAGCGCGACGCGACATGGTGGCACTGGCGGTGGAAAACTGCCCGCAGCTGCAGCTGGACGAGCGCGAACTGAACCGGGAAGGGCCCACCTACACCGTAGACACCCTCGAAGAATTGCGGCAGGAACTGGGGAATAACGTCTCCCTCAGTTTCTGCATGGGACTGGACTCCCTGCTCGGGCTGCCCGCCTGGCACCGATGGGAAAAGCTCACCGAGCTCGCCCACCTGATCGTTGTCACCCGGCCCGGCTGGCAGATCCCGCAGGGGGGCGAAGTGGCAGAGCTGCTCGCCCAGCACCGCGGCGAGCCCGAACACCTGCGCAGCGAAGCCGCCGGGCGGATACTGTTGCGGGAGCAGACCCTGCTCCCCATCTCCGCCACCGGCGTGCGCAAACTTATACGCAGTGGCCGCTCCGCGCAGTACCTGCTGCCCGAGCGGGTGTATGAATACATCCAGGCTCACAGGCTCTACCAGCGCCGCGAGCAACTGTAG